One segment of Sesamum indicum cultivar Zhongzhi No. 13 linkage group LG4, S_indicum_v1.0, whole genome shotgun sequence DNA contains the following:
- the LOC105159652 gene encoding LOW QUALITY PROTEIN: uncharacterized protein C18orf8 (The sequence of the model RefSeq protein was modified relative to this genomic sequence to represent the inferred CDS: substituted 1 base at 1 genomic stop codon), producing MIGEASSSSHSCFSGSNALSHVYIQYPPLRCDIPGSRRLFYDDGNKLILSLTSNQVFSWKTAPYNPYAAPSSDPISEGPVLSIRYSLDLKLLAIQRSSHEIQIWNKETGDTCSQKCRPESESILGFFWTDCPTCDIVFVKTSGLELFSCNAGSRSLHLVETKKLNISWFIYTHESRLVLLASGMQCKSFTGYQLSSAGIVRLPRFEMVMAKSEANDKPILAAEDVHIITVYGRIYCLQFDRVAMLLHSYRFYRDAVVPQGSLPIYSNRIAVSVVDNILLVHQVEAKVVIIYDMFADSQAPISAPLPLLLRGFSRANAASSQITLKTSGASESKDLSDTEVTIYGDQWNFLVPDLVCDVSNGFLWKINVDLEAISASSSEVPLILEFLQRRKLEADKARNLCLGIIRTIILERKPVPMVSRAIDILLTAYSHAIKTGSYYKRIIAEETSASGASNLSRPSVVVNESIIGVDASGGTENESYRSNLRTSDSDGSLKMNSQNPDEPIGRTERGYLLEPDAAGGEVPPTGQSRILGPTSNNQLNSNASERHQPQVTASAAASPADLYGTVFAPVDEEMGGDGSYLTAILVEFLRSASLEKLKVNPNIYVLMVQILARDERYAELGLFVMNKIIEPSKEVALQLLESGRQNLQIRKLGLGMLRQLSLHHDYVLLLVQDGYYLEALRYARKHQVNTVRPSLFLEAAHASKDPLHVAVVLRFFSDFFPGFKSTTDHHMYHRIVAEMNSXIAACVVVEIFDIESEAISGI from the exons ATGATCGGAGAAGCATCTTCTTCTAGTCATTCTTGCTTCAGTGGATCTAATGCACTGTCACATGTTTACATACAATACCCACCTTTAAGATGCGATATTCCTGGATCAAGGAGGTTGTTTTATGATGACGGGAATAAACTAATTCTCTCATTAACATCTAACCAG GTTTTTTCATGGAAAACTGCTCCATATAACCCTTATGCTGCTCCTTCATCTGATCCAATAAGCGAAGGACCTGTGCTTTCTATCCGATATTCATTAGATCTCAAACTTCTGGCTATCCAGCGATCAAGTCATGAGATCCAGATCTGGAACAAAGAGACTGGGGATACATGCAGTCAAAAGTGTAGGCCTGAGTCAGAAAGTATTCTGGGATTCTTTTGGACAGACTGTCCAACTTGTGATATCGTGTTTGTGAAAACCAG TGGGCTGGAGTTATTCTCATGCAATGCTGGATCAAGGTCTCTCCATTTAGTTGAGACAAAGAAATTGAACATTAGTTGGTTTATCTACACCCATGAAAGCAGATTGGTGCTGCTTGCCTCAGGAATGCAGTGCAAGAGTTTTACAGGTTACCAG CTCTCATCTGCTGGAATAGTCCGCTTACCCAGGTTTGAGATGGTGATGGCAAAATCTGAGGCGAACGATAAGCCCATTCTTGCCGCTGAAGATGTACACATTATCACTGT GTATGGCAGGATTTATTGCCTGCAGTTTGATAGAGTTGCAATGCTACTTCACTCATATAGATTCTATCGAGATGCTGTAGTACCACAG GGTTCTCTGCCAATTTACTCGAATAGAATTGCTGTGAGTGTGGTTGACAATATTTTGCTAGTTCATCAAGTGGAAGCAAAGGTTGTCATTATATACGATATGTTTGCAGATTCACAAGCACCGATTTCTGCTCCACTTCCACTGTTGTTGAGAGGTTTTTCTAGAGCTAATGCTGCTTCCTCTCAAATCACTTTGAAAACTTCTGGAGCTTCAGAGTCAAAAGATCTGAGTGACACTGAAGTAACTATCTATGGAGACCAGTGGAATTTTCTTGTGCCTGATCTTGTGTGTGATGTTTCTAATGGGTTTTTGTGGAAAATCAATGTGGATTTGGAG GCAATTTCGGCAAGTAGCTCAGAAGTTCCACTGATCCTTGAGTTCTTGCAAAGAAGGAAACTGGAAGCAGACAAG GCTAGAAACTTGTGCTTGGGGATCATTCGCACTATTATTTTGGAACGAAAGCCCGTCCCCATGGTTTCCAGGGCTATAGATATTTTACTCACAGCATACTCGCATGCAATTAAAACAGGCAGTTATTACAAGAGAATCATAGCAGAAGAAACTTCAGCTTCTGGTGCTTCCAATCTAAGTCGGCCCAGTGTAGTTGTCAATGAGTCCATCATTGGGGTTGATGCATCTGG TGGCACAGAGAATGAATCTTACAGATCTAATTTGAGAACTTCAGACTCTGATGGTAGTCTGAAGATGAACTCCCAAAATCCTGATGAACCAATTGGTAGAACAGAGAGGGGGTACTTGTTGGAGCCTGATGCAGCAGGTGGCGAAGTTCCCCCAACTGGGCAATCTCGAATTCTTGGGCCTACTAGTAATAACCAGTTAAATTCTAATGCTTCTGAGAGGCACCAACCCCAAGTGACTGCTTCAGCCGCAGCTTCACCTGCTGATTTATATGGCACTGTGTTTGCTCCAGTTGACGAAGAGATGGGAGGAGATGGATCTTACTTGACGGCTATCCTTGTTGAGTTTCTCCGAAG TGCTAGCTTGGAAAAGTTAAAGGTGAATCCTAATATCTATGTCTTGATGGTACAAATACTCGCACGGGATGAGCGTTATGCCGAACTTGGTTTATTTGTTATGAATAAG ATTATTGAGCCTTCAAAAGAAGTGGCACTGCAACTACTGGAATCTGGCCGTCAGAATCTTCAAATCAGGAAGTTGGGCCTGGGTATGCTAAGACAGCTCTCCTTGCATCATGACTATGTTTTGCTGCTTGTACAAGATGGTTATTATCTTGAAGCTCTACGCTATGCAAGGAAGCATCAG GTCAATACAGTGCGGCCCTCTTTGTTTCTTGAAGCAGCTCACGCTTCTAAGGATCCACTACATGTGGCTGTGGTTCTAAGATTCTTTTCTGATTTCTTTCCTGGCTTTAAGAGCACCACTGATCACCACATGTACCATCGCATTGTTGCTGAGATGAATTCATGAATTGCCGCCTGCGTTGTTGTGGAAATTTTTGACATAGAATCCGAAGCGATCAGTGGAATATGA